Within Celeribacter marinus, the genomic segment ATTTTTTGCACCAGGTCGTCTATAATGTGTCCGCGGGCGTAATACTGAGCCGAAGCTGGCTGACAGGCCAATATAGCTATAATAGCAAAAACAAAGCGCAACATAGTTTTCTCCGCGGTGTTGTGGCATTTCAATTAAAACAGTAAATTGCAAGATTTGAGCCAGAGTTTGACATACTGCATTTCTAATACCATTAAATAGTTTATAAATCTTAAAATAAAAGCTGAACCGCTCAATGCCTGAGGGCAAGTTGGCATGAAAGTTGACAGTAATCTTAAGAATTTGACGAAAAGGCACAGTTTATGGATCTGGCATCACTGATTGGACTTATTGGCGCGATTGGCATGATTGTCGGCGCGATGCTGTCGGGTGGGGGGCTTGGCGCATTTATTGATGTGCCATCAATTCTCATCGTGTTTGGGGGCACTTTTTTTGCGGCAATGTATACAGCACCGTTACCTGTTTTTTTGGGTAGCTTTGGAGCTATGGCGAAAACATTCTTGCCGCCTGTGAAGAAAATGGACGAAATGATCGAGCGCATGATCGAGCTTGCTACTATCGCGCGCAAGGACGGTATGATGGCGCTGGAGGGGCAACAAGTTCCGGACAAATTCTTTGAGAAAGGCCTTCAAATGTTGGTTGATGGCGCGGATGAGGGCAAGCTTGTTAAACAGCTCAATCAAGAGATTAAGTCGATGAAAGTGCGTCATGAGCAAAATCAGGGGTGTATCAAGGCCTGGATTGACCTTGCCCCAGCGATGGGAATGATTGGAACACTGGTGGGCCTAGTTTTGATGCTGGGAAACATGGCCGACCCCAAAGCTATTGGTCCGGCGATGGCGGTTGCTTTGTTGACTACGCTATACGGCGCGTTCATTGCGAACGTGCTGTTTATGCCCATGCAGACCAAGCTCGAAGGTTACACCGCTTACGAAGTAACTTACCGGCAAATGGTGATTGAGGGATTGCGCGGGATCGCGCGCAGCGAAAGCCCACGAAACATTCAAGACCAGATGGCAGCAAACCTGCCACCAAAGCTGCAAGCTAAACTTGAAGCTGCTTAACCAGTGCCGTCGAGAGTTTGAAATGCTGAGCTTTTAAGGAGTAAACCATGGCCGACGCAGTCGATATGGAAACAGAACAGGAAGAGGAAGAATGCCCAAAGTGTCCTCCAGTCGGGGCGCCCGCGTGGATGGCAACATTTGCCGACATGGCGACTTTGTTGATGGCGTTCTTTGTTTTGATCTTGTCTTTTGCTGAGTTTAACACACCGAAGTTTAAAATGATTTCAGGCTCTTTGAAAAACGCTTTTGGTGTTCAAAAAGTTGTGCCTGTGGTCGAACAACCCAAAGGAACAACCGTTATTTCTATGGAGTTTAGCCCCTCACCGAGCCCTTCGGTGACACAAGAAATGACACAGGAAACCACTGAGGTGCAGAAGCCTGAAGTCCAGGTTGATAGTAAGCAAGAAGATGCCGTGGATGGCGATAAGAATGATGATTTCGGTCAGCAGGAAGGCTCTGGCAACGCTGGGGAGACAGAGGGGCAAAAAACGGCTGCAGAAATGAACGCCGCTGAGCTTGGTGAAGCGTTGAAAGAAGCTATTGCCAGTGGCGATGTCTCTGTTGAAATGATGGGCGAGAACGTTGTGATCAACTTCCCATCGGATAGCATCAAGGAAAAAGACTTGCCAAGTTTGCTTGAGGATACACTTGCGGCTTTGGCTGAAGCACGCAATGCAAGCGGACAGGCTGAGAGTGAGGTATTGTTTGGAGGGTTGGAGCAGCAGCTTAAGGAATTATCCGAAGCTGCGAGTGCCGACCGTGACAGTACTGGCCCATCAGAGCAAACAATTGTCGAGCAACAGCAAGAGCAAGCGGCGATACAAAGTGCTACCTTAACTCAAGATCGCTTGGCTATCGCGCTTGTCGAAGAGATTTCTCAAGGCTTGGTTACAGTTGAGCAGCGTGAAGGCTCAGTCTTTGTGACTGTTGGTGCGGGGGGAGCGTTTCCTTCGGGTTCAGCTGATCTCACACAAGCTGCAAATGAAATTTTGAGCCGCGTTGCATTTGCTTCGATGGAGGGGGACAGCGAAGTCACTGTAACGGGACATACAGATGATGTGCCGATTTCAGATGGAGCTTTGTTCCGTGATAACTGGGATTTGGCCGCGGCGCGTGCGGCGAGTGTTGTCCAATCGATGCAAGCGACCGGTCTTGTGGCCCCCGGAAAAATGAAAGCGGTTAGCTTAGGCGAAACAGCTCCTTTGGAGAGCAATGCTACCCCTGAAGGACGCGAAAAGAACCGCCGGATTGAAATTGAGATCAGCTATTAATACTGACGTTCTTAACAGATCGATATTCGCGTCGTTTAAGATGATATGGTGAGGAAGGAGACGAAAGCGATGACGGTAGATTATCTAAGCACGCTCAATTCAAAAGGTTCGGGCCTCAACATTACGCAATTGGTGGGAAGTATTGTTGATGCTGAAATTGAGCCTGCGAAGGCGCTTGTGAACGATAAATCAAGCGCCAATGACCTTTCTGTATCAGAAGTGGGCATGATGCGTTCGCGGATGAGCGCCTTGCAGACTGGGCTCCAAAGTGCGGGCACAGGGGGGCTATTTAAACTACAGAGTTCTAACGACGCTGTGTCGATGACAGTGACGGATAGCAGTGCGTTGAGCCCTGGTGTTACGCAGATTGGCGTGACGCAGTTGGCCAGTGTCCAGGTGTTGGAGTTTAGCGGCTATAGCGCGGCGGACGCCACTCTGAGCGCAGGTACATTAACAGTGGAGGTTGGCGTCTGGGAGAATGGCACTTTCAGCGCTAACGGCGATCTGGACTCACGTATCATTACATTAAGCAGTTCGAGCACCTTGAGTGATCTGGCAGCAGAGCTTGATGGGCTTGATGGCATAACGGCCCAAGTTGTTGATAAAGGGAATGGGACATTCTCGTTAAGTGTGGTGTCGAAGATGGGCAAGGAAAACGCCTTGCGTTTCACCGCGTCAACGGGTGGACCAGTTGATTTTGACACAACGGATGGCACAAACGAGGTAACGGCTGCTAGTAACGCAAAAATCGTGCTGAACGGCATCACGCTGGAGCGCCCTAGCAACAGTTTGAGCGACATTATGCCAGGCATTGAGCTGACGCTTGCATCGGTGACGAGCAGTGCGGTAAACTTGAACATCATACAAGACAGGGTCGGCGCAACGGCGCAACTGCAGGCTTTGGTCTCCGATATTAACACTTTGCGCAGTTATCTGGATACGGCGACAGCACGGGGCCTCAATGGCGCTGCCCCAGGCGCCTTGGTGGGAGATGCGGGTATTGCGGCAATTAAGCGGGAGCTTTCGGCTCTGACGACTGCGCCTCTGAACGGATTTGGCAGTGAGCCGCTATATCTTTCTGAAATTGGTGTGCGGACTGAGCTGGATGGAACTTTGAGTTTGGATGAAGAACGTCTGAACTATATGTTTGAAAATGCTCCTGAAAAATTTCAGGCTGTTTATCAATCTCTAAATACAATCGAGCAGAGCAATTTGAGCCTTAGCTTTGGCCTCAAGTCGCAGCCCCCAGAAGGCGTTTATAATTTTGTTTATGATTCTGATATTGAAGCTGCCACGATAAACGGACAGGCTTTGTCTTCGCGCACCAATAGTGAGGGCCAACTGGAATTCTACCGCTTGACGGGTGATTTTGACGGTATCACAATTAAGGTTTTAGAGGGCGTACCCTTGGACAGCCAAGTCTATATAGGTGTCTCGCTTGTTGATAAGTTATCCAATTATTTCGAGGATGTATTGGGAAAGCAAGGCGAGATCTCGGCCAAAGAGACCTATTTTAGAGAAAAAGCGACTGAGTATACCGAGGCTTTGTCTGACTTGGATGAACGTGCTGTGGTGCTGGAAGCGCGTGAATTAAAGCGATTTGCCAAAATGGAGCAGATGGTCACGCAGTTGAAGTCTACAGGGGAATATATCACCACCATGATGGACGCTTGGAACAAGTCTGATTGAGGTGAGGTGTTTGATTCAATCAAGCGTCTTGTTTTTTATCGATCACCAGCTTTTTCATTTTTTCAATCAAGGTTGTGCGCCCAATGCCAAGCTTGTCAGCTGCGTGGCTGACCATTCCGTCGGTGACGCTGAGAGCCGCTTCAATTAAAACGACTTCAATGTCGCGCAGGTGCCCGCGCAAATCTATATCGTCATAGTGCGAAAACCAGGGTTTATAGTCTTCTGGTTTTGGCGGCTCTGTCATGAAATCTGCAAATTCGGGGCTTGGGTTTCCGAACAAGTCGCTTGTTGCTTCCCATAGAGAATCTTGCTCGGCAGGCACGAGCTCGCTTGGGAGACGTAGAGAGAGCAGGTTTTCACGCACATGTTGCCCGGTTACCTCGCGGCCATCAAACAAGGCGAAAGCCCGTTCGATAACATTGCGCAACTCTCGCACGTTGCCTGGCCAATTGTAAGACAACAGAGCTTTTTGGGCGCTATCAGAAAAAATTGGTGGCTTACACGATGCGTCACGCGCGTACCTTTTGGAGACCAATGCATTGAGCAGAAGAATAATATCTTCAGTTCGGTCAGCGAGAGCTGGAACCACAATTGGAAAAACATTTAGACGATAAAAAAGATCAGCGCGAAAGCTTCCGGCTTCTACCATGTCCAATAGGTTTTTATGCGTTGCGCAGACCAGTCTGAGATTAAGTTTCACATCATCATTCCCCCCGACGCGCTGCACTGTGTGGTTTTCAAGAACACGCAGAAGCTTAGTCTGTAGACTTAGGGGCATGTCACCTATTTCATCTAGAAATAGAGTGCCGTCGTGTGACTGTTCAAATCTTCCAGTACGCCGTCTATCGGCACCTGTGAATGCACCTTTTTCATATCCAAACAGTTCAGATTCCATCAGTTCTGCTGGGATCGCGGCACAATTCACAGCTACAAGTTTGCCGGTGCGCCCACTGTCTTCATGCAATGCCTGCGCAACAAGCTCTTTGCCAGCTCCTGTGGGGCCAGTTACCAAAACTGGCCCAAAAGAGGGTGCTATGGTTTCTATCAAGCGCTTCATTTGCTGAGTTGCGGGAGCTGTCCCGACTATAATCTTAGAGGTAGCCGAGCGTAACTCTTGGGGCATAGTTTGAGGTCCGTATGACAATTGGATTTTAGCTATCTTTGAAAAAAATCTAACTATTATATACTTAAATTTCTAATGATATTTGTTGTTTTGAGAAGTAAAAAATAATTTTTTGGAGGTATTTAACTGCGTTATATTAATATGCTAACATGTAACTGTTACTCAAGTCTACTTTAGTTTGGGGACGGCAGAGAGCGAACAATGACACCTGGAAAATCGACAGCTTTGGTGCCCGTTTCAGGCACGAAGAACACTTTGGCAAAGCATGGCTCGCGCCTTCGCGCTCAGCCTTTATTGGCTGGCGAAGATGTAACGCTTCATAATCGTGAAGAGGTGCGTAAGCAACTACCAGATATTCTGGGCAGGGCTCTGGCCCGTGCTTGGCTTGACCCAGAATTTGAGCACCACTTCAGCACAAGGCCTTTGGTCGCGCTGGAAGATGGTGGTGTGCATTTACCGTCAACCATGCTGATAGAAGTCACAAAGTCGGTAGCTGATCGGCCGAAGATAGTGGTTTATGAGCAACAGCCAGGATCAAAGTTTAAGTCGCGCGTTCTGTATCTTCAGCTGGTG encodes:
- a CDS encoding sigma-54 interaction domain-containing protein, translated to MPQELRSATSKIIVGTAPATQQMKRLIETIAPSFGPVLVTGPTGAGKELVAQALHEDSGRTGKLVAVNCAAIPAELMESELFGYEKGAFTGADRRRTGRFEQSHDGTLFLDEIGDMPLSLQTKLLRVLENHTVQRVGGNDDVKLNLRLVCATHKNLLDMVEAGSFRADLFYRLNVFPIVVPALADRTEDIILLLNALVSKRYARDASCKPPIFSDSAQKALLSYNWPGNVRELRNVIERAFALFDGREVTGQHVRENLLSLRLPSELVPAEQDSLWEATSDLFGNPSPEFADFMTEPPKPEDYKPWFSHYDDIDLRGHLRDIEVVLIEAALSVTDGMVSHAADKLGIGRTTLIEKMKKLVIDKKQDA
- a CDS encoding OmpA family protein, with the translated sequence MADAVDMETEQEEEECPKCPPVGAPAWMATFADMATLLMAFFVLILSFAEFNTPKFKMISGSLKNAFGVQKVVPVVEQPKGTTVISMEFSPSPSPSVTQEMTQETTEVQKPEVQVDSKQEDAVDGDKNDDFGQQEGSGNAGETEGQKTAAEMNAAELGEALKEAIASGDVSVEMMGENVVINFPSDSIKEKDLPSLLEDTLAALAEARNASGQAESEVLFGGLEQQLKELSEAASADRDSTGPSEQTIVEQQQEQAAIQSATLTQDRLAIALVEEISQGLVTVEQREGSVFVTVGAGGAFPSGSADLTQAANEILSRVAFASMEGDSEVTVTGHTDDVPISDGALFRDNWDLAAARAASVVQSMQATGLVAPGKMKAVSLGETAPLESNATPEGREKNRRIEIEISY
- a CDS encoding motility protein A, translating into MDLASLIGLIGAIGMIVGAMLSGGGLGAFIDVPSILIVFGGTFFAAMYTAPLPVFLGSFGAMAKTFLPPVKKMDEMIERMIELATIARKDGMMALEGQQVPDKFFEKGLQMLVDGADEGKLVKQLNQEIKSMKVRHEQNQGCIKAWIDLAPAMGMIGTLVGLVLMLGNMADPKAIGPAMAVALLTTLYGAFIANVLFMPMQTKLEGYTAYEVTYRQMVIEGLRGIARSESPRNIQDQMAANLPPKLQAKLEAA
- the fliD gene encoding flagellar filament capping protein FliD, whose product is MTVDYLSTLNSKGSGLNITQLVGSIVDAEIEPAKALVNDKSSANDLSVSEVGMMRSRMSALQTGLQSAGTGGLFKLQSSNDAVSMTVTDSSALSPGVTQIGVTQLASVQVLEFSGYSAADATLSAGTLTVEVGVWENGTFSANGDLDSRIITLSSSSTLSDLAAELDGLDGITAQVVDKGNGTFSLSVVSKMGKENALRFTASTGGPVDFDTTDGTNEVTAASNAKIVLNGITLERPSNSLSDIMPGIELTLASVTSSAVNLNIIQDRVGATAQLQALVSDINTLRSYLDTATARGLNGAAPGALVGDAGIAAIKRELSALTTAPLNGFGSEPLYLSEIGVRTELDGTLSLDEERLNYMFENAPEKFQAVYQSLNTIEQSNLSLSFGLKSQPPEGVYNFVYDSDIEAATINGQALSSRTNSEGQLEFYRLTGDFDGITIKVLEGVPLDSQVYIGVSLVDKLSNYFEDVLGKQGEISAKETYFREKATEYTEALSDLDERAVVLEARELKRFAKMEQMVTQLKSTGEYITTMMDAWNKSD